The Corynebacterium atypicum genome contains the following window.
GCTCCACCGTGTTCACGCCCATGGCTGCGGAATCCAGCAGCAAGTCCACCACGTGATCGTCCAGCAGGTTGACCTCGTCAACATAAAGGATGCCCCGGTGCGCGGCGGCCAGAAGGCCCGGCTCGAAGCGCTTCACCCCGGAGTGCAGCGCGCTTTCCAGGTCCAGGGTTCCGGCCACGCGGTCCTCCGTCGCGCCTACCGGAAGCTCCACCAGCGGGACCGGCAGGCGCGTCACCCCGCCACCCGCGGCGGCGCCGGCATCCCCAGTGCTGGCAGCGCTAGGACCAGCGTCACAAGCATCGCTTGCGCCAGCGAGCCCAAGCTCCTCGCCATAGCGGGCGAACTCCTGGGCACTCAAATGGTACGTCGCCGGGCCGGCCACCTCGATGTCCGGCAGCAGCTGCGCCAGCCCGCGCACGGCAGTCGACTTCGCAGTGCCCTTCTCCCCGCGGATCAACACCCCGGAGACGGACGGCGAAATGACGGTGAGGATGAGCGCAAGCTTCAACTCGTCTTGGCCCACGATGGCAGCAAAGGGATACACAGGGTGATTCATCATTCTCCTTGGAACGTGTGCACTACGCCGAGCAGATCGTCGGCGCGTAGATGAGCGATGGGTAGGTAGCGGGCGTGCAAGGCCGCCGCCAGCGACCGGGCATCACCGCGGGAGGCGGCCGGGCGCTCAGTATCCACGACCACCCAGCTGGCCCCGCCGCGCTGGCCAACCGCCCGGGCAAGCTCGCGGGCCTCCGCGCCGGCTGAGCGGCTGACCTCCCCGGAAAGCGTGACGTTGGCCCGGCCGTCGGTCACCAGCACGATCAGTGGGCTAAGCCCGGGGTGGCGGTTCCTTTCCTTTTCTGCGAGCTGGGCGCTCACCGCTAGGCCCGCGGCCAGGGGAGTGCGCCCACCGGTGGCGAGCCCTTCGAGGCGGGATTGGGCGAGCTCGATCGACGAGGTCGGCGGCACCAGCACGCGCGCGCCGTTGCCGCCAAAGGCGACTAGCCCCACCTGGTCGCGCTTCACGTAGGCGTCGAGTAGCAGCGAGAGCACCGCACCCTTCGAGGCGAGCATGCGGCCCTTCGCGCCCATCGAGCCGGACGCGTCCACGCAGATGAGCACCAACGAGCCCGCCTTGCGGGTGCGCACCTTGCGCCGCCAGTCTGCGCGGTGAATCAGCACGGCCATGCCCGCACGCGGGTCGCCGGCGTCAAGGCGGGCCCGGCGGGCACGCTGGTACGGGGCGGCGGCACGTAGCGTGGCGTCAAAGGCAAGGTCAAACGCCTGATCCGTGGGCCTGGAGCTGACGTAGCGCCCGCGGCCATCATCGGAGGCGACCTCCTGGCGCTTGCCCGCCCGCGCCCGGGTCTGCGCCGACGCCGCCGCCTCCAGGTTGCGCACGGCGTACGACTCGCCCACGCCACTTACGCGCGGCTCGGCAGAGGCTTCGGCGGCGTGCTTGCCCGCGCCCCCTTGACCCCGGCCAGGCTCCGCAGCGTGCGGTTTCCCGGTTTCCGACGCCGGCTCGCCGGCATCGTGCGCGGGCCTTGTTTCTGCCTGCAGCGCCGCCCCCGGCTCCGAGGCCTGCTGTGCTGGCGGCTGCTGCGCGGTGCGGGCAGGTTGTTCGCGGCGATCATTCTCGCTGGTAGAGGCGTTGCGATCGGGTGGATGCCCACTATAGTGTGCACGATCTTCGGGCTCGGCGCCCGCGCGCGCCCGGTGGGCGAGCACCAAGTCGGTCACGGCGGTCACCTCCGCGCGGCCGGCCTCCGCGTTGCCGCGCAGCGCCGCAAGCGCGCACGCTGCCTTAGCCAGCGTCAGCTCCGCGCGGTGCCCGGCAGCGCCCGAGACCTGCGCCACCTGTGCGATCAGCTCGTACGTTCCGGCGCTCAGCTGCACGTGCGCGCTGCGGGCGCGCCGAATATCGGCGCCCAGGCGCTCCTCCGCGGCGCGGAAGTGCTCGATGAAGGCCCGCGGATCGCGCTCAAAGTCCAGGCGCCTGCGCACGATGAGCGCCCGGCGCTGCAGGTCCGTCTCGCCAGAAACGTCCACACACAGCCCAAAGCGATCGATCAGCTGCGGGCGCAGCGCACCCTCCTCCGGGTTCATGGTGCCCACCAGGCAAAAACGCGCGTCCATAGCCGCGGAGAAGCCCTCGCGCTCCACCAGGACCCTGCCAGACGCCGCGGCGTCAAGAGTCAGGTCCGCGATGTGCTCGTCGAGGAGGTTCACCTCGTCGACGTAGAGGATGCCGCCGTCAGCCGCCGCGAGCAGGCCCGGCGTGAACACAGGCGCGCCCTGCTTCAAGGTCCGCTCGAGGTCCAGGCCGCCGACCACGCGATCCTCGGTCACCCCCAGCGGCAGCGTGAGCATCCGGCCCTGCGGCAGGTGCCGCGCCAGCGCGCGGGCCACCGTCGACTTGGCCGTCCCCTTTTCCCCACGAATGAGCACGCCGCCTATCGAGGGATCCACGGCGGCCAGCACCAAGGCCAGGCGCATATCGTCCTGGCCGACGATCGCAGAAAACGGGAAAAGGGAAGTAGCGCTCACTGGTATCGGCCTTACTCCGTGACGAAGCTCTCGAGGCTCTGCCCGGCAGCCTTTTCAAAGTAGGACTCCAGCTCGGCGCGCTCGGCCTTGCGGTCGGCCTGAGCCTTATCCAGGCAGCCCTGTTCGCGCACCATGTCCACGGACTCCTTGCCGTCCTTGGTCAAAATCGACTCGATCTCACCGCTGGCCAAGTCGATGGTGTAGTCGAACTCAAACCCCATCGCCTCAACAAACTTGTGGTGCTTCAGCTTCCCGGCGGCAAAGTCAAAGGTGTAGTTGTTCGCGTACTCCTGCTCGGTGGCCGGATCCAGCAAGTCAAAGTGCGCGGTCTTGGCGCCCTTGTCCACCGTCACGCGCACCCCGGCGCCGTTCAGGACGTTCGCGCCCAGGTCGGTGGCCACGAGCTTGCCGCCCTCCTCGGTGAAGTCGAGCGAGTCCGCCTTCTTCTCATCCGCCTTGCCGTCCTTCTGGACGCTCGCGTCGGCGGTGTCCGCGGGCGCGGCCTGGGCGCTGGACGCGGCAATATCCGAAGCCGGCGCTTTCGCGTCATCCGACGAGCACGCACCGAGCGACAAGCTCAGGGCGGTGGCGGTGGCCAGGGCTGCTATGGAACGAATCTTCATGGGTTTCTCCTGTACTGGTAAGGGATGAACGGATAGGTGGTTGGTGAGCTGCCCCGCCGGAGCGCCGGAGCGCCAGCGCGCCAGCGCGCCAGCGCGCCAGATAGCGGGCCAGCAAGGCAGTGAGGCATCGGGACGCCGGAACAGCAGGCCGGCCGAATAGCGGGCCGGCGCGCGTGCGCACCTGCCCGCGGCTTAGTGCTCCCACGAATCCCCGCCTTCGCCGGTAGCCCCCTCGAGCTGGGTGTCGATCTCAAACTGGGCCGCATCCAGAGCATCGAGCTGCTTCTCGGTGGCCTGCCACAGGTCGCGCCGGGCCGCCTCAACAAGGCGTGCCGCGATGCTGGCACTGGCGTGCGGATTCAACTCCCGCAGCCGGGCGAGTATCTCCGCGTCGCCGATGTAGGTGTCAAAGACGGCGTCAAACATCCAACTGCCCATCTGCGCCGTGGTCGCCGCCAACCCAAGCAGATTGGTGGTGCGCGCGTAGACCTCGCCCACGCCCTGGTGACCGTGATCCAGCATCGCCTCCTGCCACGCCGGGTTGAGCAGCTGCGCGTACAAGCCCGCCCGGGCGGCGTCGGAGGCGCTCGTAGTCTGCACCCGCCGGCCGGTCGTGTCCGCCACCACGGTGGTCACCGCCTGGCCGCGTGAACTCGTCACCGCAGCGCTCATCCCGTCAAGGAACTCAAAGTAGTGGTCCAGGTCCACGATCGAGTACTCGTTATTCGACCGCAGCTGAGAGACCACGTCCACGTGCGCCAAGTGCGAGCCGTAGAGCTCGCCCACGCGCTCGCCGTGGCGCCCCTTCGAGTACACGTGCTCCAGCCCGGCGACAAAGCTATCGGCCAGATCCTGGCGCGTCTCCCACGCGCCGTCTTCTACCACGCCGGTTAGCCCGCCCGAGTACAGCCCCGGCTTGGGGCCAAACAGGCGCACGTGCGCCAACTCCTCAGCCTCGTTCGTGCTGAACCCGGCCGCCACCATCTGCTCATGCGTGGCGCGCGTACGCGCAGCGATCGGGTTGACCTCGGCCGGCTCGTCGAGGGCAGAGACGGCAGCGAACATATCGTCGAGCTCGTCGATCAAGATGGGGAACAGGTCGCGGAAAAACCCCGAAATGGTCACCACCACGTCGCAGCGCGGCCCCTCGAGCTCCTCGGTGGGAATTACCTCCCAGCGCCGCCGGCCCGGCCGCGCGTGTGCCACCGGTCGCACCCCGATCAAAGACATGATCTGCGCGTACGTCTCGCCATGCGTGCGCGTGGTCTCCAAACCCCAGAGCACGATGCTGGCCACCCGCGGGGCCTGACCCTCATGCTCGCGGGCGTACGCCTCCTTAAGCTGCTGGGCCATCTGCTCGCCGCGGCGGCGTGCCAAGGGCGAGGGCACCTGGCGCGGATCAAACTGGTACAAACTGGACCCAGAAGGCAGCACGTCCGGGGTGCGGATCGGGTCCCCGCCCAGGCGCGCCGCAATATGACGCCCGCTCAAGGCGCGGAGCAAACCCGACCATTCGTCGTTAGTCCGCCAGGCCCGCGCCACCGCACGCGCCTCCTGGACGATGCCCCGCCCCACCTCACTTTCCGCCAGCTCCGCGCCGGCAAGCGCCCGATCGACCAACTCCATCGCGCGCTGCTCATACACCCGAATCTCCCGGTCGCCGAGCCGATCCACCTCGGCGGTAGTCAAGCCGTCCAACCGGGCCATCCGCTCAAACGCCGGGGCAACGTCATCATGACCCGCTGCGAGCAGCGCGCGCGTCATCAACCGAATCTGCTCCGCGTCAAAAACCGCACCAAAAACATGCAACCCCATGGGCACCAGGCGCGCCTTCATCCGCTCCACCTCAGCCTCCAGCTCCAGCGGATCGGTGGGCAAGTGCGCCTGGCTTGCCAACTCGCGGATGTCCTCGGCCAGATCCTCCAAGTTCTGCGGCGTCATGTCAGCCCCCCGCCGGTAGGCGTCAAGCAAAGAATCGATCCGCGCGATCTGCTCCGGCACGCAGCCGCCCACCATCAACGTCGGCTGATAAGACACCAGCACGCCGTGCGCCCGGCGGCGCACCGCCAACCCCTCCGCCGGATTGGAGATGTAATACAGGTACACATGCGGTAGATCTGCAAGCATCAGGTCAGGAAAGTCGCGCACCGAGACGGCATTCTCCCGTGACTTCAAAAACTCAAACGTGCCGTGCGTACCCACGTGCACCACCACGTCCGCCTTCCACACCTCACGCAGCCACGTGTAATACGCGAGGTACTGCGGGTGCGGGGGAGTCGTGTCATCGTGAGCCGTGTGCGAGTCCTCCACCCGGGCCCGGCCCGGCTGCACCCCCACAAAAACGTTGCCGTACTCCACGCCCGGGATAAGGAAGTCCCCGCCCGCATCCACCATGGGCAGCTCCTCGCGGCCCCGCCAGTGCGCGGCCACCTCCGCGCGGGCGCGCTCGTTGGCCAGGTCCGCCCACATCTGCTCACGCGGGTAGAGCGTCGGGTCTTTGGCGGTGCCATAAGCGGGGTCATTGACGCCCTTAGCCAACAAATCGGCGCGAATCTGCTCGGCCGCAACCTTATGGGTGCGGTAGCCCTCCGCCGCCAAACGCCCCAGGATCGCCTCGATCGACCGGGCAACATCCAGCTGGGCCGCCGCCAACAGCGCGCCCTCACCAGCCGGGTAGTCATAGCCGATCAGCGCTACCCGCTTATCCTGGTTGGCCAGCCGACGCAGCCGCAACAGCGTGCGCACGCGGCCGACCAAGCGCGCCATCTGCTCCGGGATCACCGCCATATCCGCCGTAGCGATCGCGCCCTGCGGCGCGCCCTCCGGCGGCGGAACCATCACCTTCGCCGCCACCGGAATCTGGCACACCGTGCCATCAAACTCCGGCAGCATGACGGAAACGAGCACCTCAGAAGGCGAAAGCGAATGGCTCGAATGCCACTCATCCACCGAGTACTGCGAGAGCTGAATCGTGTGCACCAGCGGGGCATCCAGCTCGCGCAGCAGCCCCTCGCCAGCGTCCACGTCCCCGCCCATCGGGCCCGCGCCCAACCGGAAAGCCATCGTATTAACGATGAGATCCGGGCGGTACCCCTCCCTGGTCAGCAGCCCCCGCAACGGCTCGATCGAATGAGCCGGGTCAGTCTCCACGGCCACAGGAACGACGCGCGCGTACGGACGCAACGCCTCGACCACCTCGCCGGCCACCGGCTCCGGGTTAGTGGGGAAGGAGTAGCCGTTAAACAAGACGACGATCACGTCCTCGGGCTCGCGCGCGATATCAGGCCCCGGCGCGGCGTTCCTGCTGGCGGCGTCCGCCTCGAACTCTGCGCGCGAATCAAACCGCACACCGCGCACCGGATCCGCGAGGTACATCCCCTCCGGGCGCACCGCCGGCTTGCGTACCTCAACGTCCGCGTTCCCGCCGTACGCTCCCACAAGCAGCACCAAGACGTAGTCGGCGTCGCCTGGCGCCATGCGTCGATAAGCTTCCATCACCTCCGCGCTGCGCCGCAAATTCTCCGCCGGCTGCGAGCTACCCACCCGCACGTGCGCCAACGTCACCGGATCGTGCCCAACCACAAAGCCCCGCGCGCCTGGCAGCACCGAGCCCGCCAGCGCCTGCCAGGACGGGTGCGCGCGCGGCAGATCGACCACGAGCGCGTCAGCACACTCCAGCACCCCGCGGATACTGCCCGCCTCCGCCTCACCGACTGGCGACGTCGCGTCGAACACCCGGAGCGCGCCCCAGCCGGGGCACGCGCGGTTAAGGCGGGCGGCGGCGGCCATGAGGCCGCGCAACCCCTCGTGGAAGTGTGAGATGACGGCGACTTTCATGGCTTCCTCTCTGTTGTGGATGACGTCCCGGTCGATGTTGTGGATGACGTCCTGGTTGACGCGGTGTTTGACGTCGTGGTTGACGTCGTGGTTGACGCGGGAGCAGAGATCGTCCGGCGCGGAGCGATCACCGGGTACCCGCGCTCCGGGTCGCTAGTCACCCAAGCATCCACCCGGAAATTCGCCTCGATAGACGCGGCGTCGAGAGCCACCCGCGGCGGACCATCGGCGCGCACCGTGCCGTTGCCCAGAACGAGGACGCGGTCGCAGAAACGCGCAGCCTGGCCCAGATCGTGCAACACCGTGAACACCGTGAGCCCGGTACTGGCGTTGAGGCCGCGCACCAGCTCCAGAACCTCCAGCTGATGGGCGATGTCCAGGTACGTCGTCGGCTCGTCAAGAATGAGGATCTCCGGCTCCTGCGCCAACGCGGTGGCAATCCACACGCGCTGGCGCTCCCCACCAGAAAGCGAGGCCACCCGCCGATGCGCCAACGGCCCCACGCCGGTCAACTCCATCGCGCGGTCGACCGCCGGGTCCCGCCTCCTGATCCCCTGCTTCCACCAAGGCGTATGCGCATAGCGGCCATAAGCAATCAACCGGTGCACCGTCAGATCTGCGCTGACGTGGCCGCCCTGCCAGACGATGGCCATCGTGCGTGCGATGCTCCGGGCGCTCAGCTGGGTGATGGGCGTGGCGCGGATAAACACCTGCCCCTCAGCGGGCTTCAACGAGCCGCACAACACCCGGATGAGCGTCGTCTTCCCGCAGCCATTCGGGCCCACCACCGCGTGCATGCGGCCCGCCTCGAAGCCGACGCTGACCGAGTCCAAGACGTCGCGGCCCGCAAAACTCACGCGGATGGCGTGCGCGCTCAGGGCGGTGCTCGGGGTGCTGCTGCTGACGGCGCTCGAGGTGCTCTGGGTGCTGTGTGCGCTGTGGGTGCGCGGGGCGCTGTGGGTGCTCGGGGTGCTCTGAGTGCTGTGTGCGCTGTGGGTGCTCGGGGCGTCGGTCATAGCGCCCTCCGCAGCAAGAAGAGAAAGAACGGCACCCCGATCACGCTCATGATGATGCCCACCGGGATCTCCAGCGGGCTGAACAGTGAGCGGGCAAGAGAATCAGAAAGCACCACCAAGCCCGCGCCCGCGAGCATCGACCCCGGAACCAGAAGCCGGTGCGAGGTGCTCAGCACCATGCGCATGATGTGCGGCACGATAAGCCCGACAAACCCCAGCAACCCCACCGCCGCCACCGCGCTCGCCGCAAGCAGAGCGGCAATCGCGGTGAGGAAAATGCGGTTCGCGGTCACCCCCATGCCTAAGCCACGCGCGACGTCATCACCCAAAACGATCACGTCCAGGCGGGAAACGGCCACCACGGCAAAGGCCAATCCGATGACCGAATACGGCCACAACAGCCGGAACTCTGCCCAGCCCTTCATGATGAGCGCGCCATTCATAAAGTTCAACGTGCCCTGGACCATGTCGGAGAACAGCACCATCACCGCGCTGATCCCAGCCCCGCACAACGCTGAGACAGCCACGCCCGCGAGGATCACTCGGATCGGCTGAATACCGTCGCGCCACGCAAGCACGTAAATGATGAACGCAGCCGCCAGTGCGCCCACAAAGGCGAACAACGGCAACGCCTCCTGGCGCGCCGGGAACACCACGAGCAGCGCCATCCCGGCAAGGCCCGCACCCGAAGAGATGCCGATGATCCCCGGATCTGCCAGCGGGTTTCCCATCACCGCCTGAAGAATCACGCCAGCGACGGCCAAGTTCATCCCCACCAGAGCGCCAATGAGCACCCGGGGCAGACGGATATCCCACACCACGCGGTGCCACTCGAAGGTATCCGGGCCGAAGATGCTGGTGACGATCTCCGGCACCGAAAGCCGGATCGAGCCCACCGAGATGCCCAACAACAGCGAGGCCACGAGCACAGCGATGAGTACCGCAAAGACCGCCGCCCGGTACCAGGCCCGCTCCCTCAGCTCGAGGCGGGAGGGCGCGGGATCAGACATACCGGCCCCTTGCCGTACCGTACGCAACTCCAAGGATTTCCGGTTCACTGCGGGAAGCGCTAGGGCTCAACGGGCTCACCGAAAGTCTCGGGGTAGATGGTGGCCGAGAGGTACTTCAGGGCGTCGGCATAGTAGGGCCCGGCGTTGTAGAGGAAGTACTGCTGGGGCAAGAAAGACACCTTGTTCTCGCGCACGGCGTCGATCGCCTTCCAGCCGTTGTTAGAGGAAAACTCCTTGGTCACGGCGTCTTTAGCCTCTTCGTTCGACGAGCTCATTGACGTGATGAGGACGGAATCCGGCTGCTTGGCGATGATGGCCTCAATATCGAGAGGAGCCGTCTCCGAGCCCGGGTTAGCCGGGGTGAGCCCGGTTGCAATGTTCTTAACGCCGAGGACGTGCAGCATTTGCCCCACGATCGAATTCTCCAGCTTGAGCGCAATGTTGCCACCGGCGTAGAAAATTACCGCCGTACTCCGCTGGGCCTCAGGAGAATCCGGAATCTTCTCAGCGACGGCCAGCGTGTCAGCCTCGATCTTCTGCATGGCCTCCGAGGCCTTCTGCTCATCCCCGCCGAGCACGCCGAACGCCTTGTACGTATCGGCGAGGTCATCGAACGAACGCACCTTAAGCAAAACCGCATTGAAGCCGAGCTCAGGAAATGCGCGATGGCATCATCATGCGGGCCCTGCATGCCCACGATCAGGTCCGGGCGGTGGCCGGCAACAGCCTCCGTATTAATCGCGTAGGGCATCCCCACCGAAGGCAGGGCCATGATCTCCTCGGCCTTGTCTTCTACCAGGCGGATGTTTTTGGTCAGCTCCGGCCGGGCCACGGCCTTGCCCCCGGCCGAGTACCACAGGTTGAGCGGCGTGCCAGAAAGGAAGACCACGGATTCCGGGCGCTTGTCCAAGCGCGTTTCGTCGCCGTGAATATCGGTGACAGTCAGCGGGAACGTGGACGAAGATACCGAGATGACCGGCTTGTGGTTCGGCTCGTGCAGGCGGCTCGCCGGCGAGGAGTCTGCGGCTGCTCCGGTTGGGCTGTCTGTAGTGCTGTTTGCTCCGTCTGACCCGGCTGCTGACGATGCCGGTGACTGCGCGTCAGGCGAGGATGTTGAAGAGCTACAGCCGCTCAGAAAGCTGAGTGCTAGTGCTGAGAACAGCGCAATGATCACCACCACGATGGATCGAGCGCCGGCGGACCGAGAGAAAAGTGACTGTGACACGTCGCCCCCAAACAGAGATCTTTAAGTAACCCTTACCTTAGCTGAGGAAATAGTCAGGATTCAACTGTAGAAAAGATTGTTGTGTCAAAGACGCCAGGTCATCCACGGTCGAATCGAGTAAGGCGCCTCCCACCGGAAGGGGGTAAGGGGTCGGGTAGGTCATCCCCGGTCGAATCGAGTAAGGCGCAGGGCCCTGGGAGAGGTACTGGCGGCTGCCGAGGCGCCGGTTGTTGAAGCACTGGTCGTCGAAGCATTGGTAGACGAAGAACTGGTCGTCGAAGTTAGAAATGCCAGCGGTGAATACCGCATGAGGCCGAAAAATGGAGGCGAGGGGGCGTTGCTAGTCATGACGGCACTGTTCGCTTTGGCAGCACTGTTCGCTTTGGCAGCTTCGATGGTGTTGCCGAACGCGGTAGCTCGGGCAACCCCAGCTCGCAGGCCGACCGCGGTAGCTCCGGCAACCCCAGCTCACAGGCCGACCACAAAAGGCGGTGAGGCTCGCAGAACCTAGTAAACGTGATCCCACTGCTGCGGAGTAAGCGGAAGCCGCCATAGCCGCGGATCAGGCGCCGCGCCGCGCGCACACAATTTAAAATACAGCTCTTTAAGCTCAGTAAACGTCGAAGGTTGCCGGAATTCCTCGGCTCGAACGTGCC
Protein-coding sequences here:
- a CDS encoding VWA domain-containing protein, which gives rise to MSATSLFPFSAIVGQDDMRLALVLAAVDPSIGGVLIRGEKGTAKSTVARALARHLPQGRMLTLPLGVTEDRVVGGLDLERTLKQGAPVFTPGLLAAADGGILYVDEVNLLDEHIADLTLDAAASGRVLVEREGFSAAMDARFCLVGTMNPEEGALRPQLIDRFGLCVDVSGETDLQRRALIVRRRLDFERDPRAFIEHFRAAEERLGADIRRARSAHVQLSAGTYELIAQVAQVSGAAGHRAELTLAKAACALAALRGNAEAGRAEVTAVTDLVLAHRARAGAEPEDRAHYSGHPPDRNASTSENDRREQPARTAQQPPAQQASEPGAALQAETRPAHDAGEPASETGKPHAAEPGRGQGGAGKHAAEASAEPRVSGVGESYAVRNLEAAASAQTRARAGKRQEVASDDGRGRYVSSRPTDQAFDLAFDATLRAAAPYQRARRARLDAGDPRAGMAVLIHRADWRRKVRTRKAGSLVLICVDASGSMGAKGRMLASKGAVLSLLLDAYVKRDQVGLVAFGGNGARVLVPPTSSIELAQSRLEGLATGGRTPLAAGLAVSAQLAEKERNRHPGLSPLIVLVTDGRANVTLSGEVSRSAGAEARELARAVGQRGGASWVVVDTERPAASRGDARSLAAALHARYLPIAHLRADDLLGVVHTFQGE
- a CDS encoding cobaltochelatase subunit CobN, whose amino-acid sequence is MKVAVISHFHEGLRGLMAAAARLNRACPGWGALRVFDATSPVGEAEAGSIRGVLECADALVVDLPRAHPSWQALAGSVLPGARGFVVGHDPVTLAHVRVGSSQPAENLRRSAEVMEAYRRMAPGDADYVLVLLVGAYGGNADVEVRKPAVRPEGMYLADPVRGVRFDSRAEFEADAASRNAAPGPDIAREPEDVIVVLFNGYSFPTNPEPVAGEVVEALRPYARVVPVAVETDPAHSIEPLRGLLTREGYRPDLIVNTMAFRLGAGPMGGDVDAGEGLLRELDAPLVHTIQLSQYSVDEWHSSHSLSPSEVLVSVMLPEFDGTVCQIPVAAKVMVPPPEGAPQGAIATADMAVIPEQMARLVGRVRTLLRLRRLANQDKRVALIGYDYPAGEGALLAAAQLDVARSIEAILGRLAAEGYRTHKVAAEQIRADLLAKGVNDPAYGTAKDPTLYPREQMWADLANERARAEVAAHWRGREELPMVDAGGDFLIPGVEYGNVFVGVQPGRARVEDSHTAHDDTTPPHPQYLAYYTWLREVWKADVVVHVGTHGTFEFLKSRENAVSVRDFPDLMLADLPHVYLYYISNPAEGLAVRRRAHGVLVSYQPTLMVGGCVPEQIARIDSLLDAYRRGADMTPQNLEDLAEDIRELASQAHLPTDPLELEAEVERMKARLVPMGLHVFGAVFDAEQIRLMTRALLAAGHDDVAPAFERMARLDGLTTAEVDRLGDREIRVYEQRAMELVDRALAGAELAESEVGRGIVQEARAVARAWRTNDEWSGLLRALSGRHIAARLGGDPIRTPDVLPSGSSLYQFDPRQVPSPLARRRGEQMAQQLKEAYAREHEGQAPRVASIVLWGLETTRTHGETYAQIMSLIGVRPVAHARPGRRRWEVIPTEELEGPRCDVVVTISGFFRDLFPILIDELDDMFAAVSALDEPAEVNPIAARTRATHEQMVAAGFSTNEAEELAHVRLFGPKPGLYSGGLTGVVEDGAWETRQDLADSFVAGLEHVYSKGRHGERVGELYGSHLAHVDVVSQLRSNNEYSIVDLDHYFEFLDGMSAAVTSSRGQAVTTVVADTTGRRVQTTSASDAARAGLYAQLLNPAWQEAMLDHGHQGVGEVYARTTNLLGLAATTAQMGSWMFDAVFDTYIGDAEILARLRELNPHASASIAARLVEAARRDLWQATEKQLDALDAAQFEIDTQLEGATGEGGDSWEH
- a CDS encoding ATP-binding protein; its protein translation is MMNHPVYPFAAIVGQDELKLALILTVISPSVSGVLIRGEKGTAKSTAVRGLAQLLPDIEVAGPATYHLSAQEFARYGEELGLAGASDACDAGPSAASTGDAGAAAGGGVTRLPVPLVELPVGATEDRVAGTLDLESALHSGVKRFEPGLLAAAHRGILYVDEVNLLDDHVVDLLLDSAAMGVNTVEREGISLTHPARFSLVGTMNPEEGELRPQLLDRFGLCVNVTGEQDARARVEIVQRRLAFEADPEAFARRWAPESEGLRKRIAAAMELIDAVTVTDAFLLRVAQVAIDAGVDGHRADIMMVRCARALAAWEGRTELVDEDLQRAASLVLLHRMRRSPLDAIRG
- a CDS encoding FecCD family ABC transporter permease, producing MSDPAPSRLELRERAWYRAAVFAVLIAVLVASLLLGISVGSIRLSVPEIVTSIFGPDTFEWHRVVWDIRLPRVLIGALVGMNLAVAGVILQAVMGNPLADPGIIGISSGAGLAGMALLVVFPARQEALPLFAFVGALAAAFIIYVLAWRDGIQPIRVILAGVAVSALCGAGISAVMVLFSDMVQGTLNFMNGALIMKGWAEFRLLWPYSVIGLAFAVVAVSRLDVIVLGDDVARGLGMGVTANRIFLTAIAALLAASAVAAVGLLGFVGLIVPHIMRMVLSTSHRLLVPGSMLAGAGLVVLSDSLARSLFSPLEIPVGIIMSVIGVPFFLFLLRRAL
- a CDS encoding ABC transporter substrate-binding protein — translated: MRSFDDLADTYKAFGVLGGDEQKASEAMQKIEADTLAVAEKIPDSPEAQRSTAVIFYAGGNIALKLENSIVGQMLHVLGVKNIATGLTPANPGSETAPLDIEAIIAKQPDSVLITSMSSSNEEAKDAVTKEFSSNNGWKAIDAVRENKVSFLPQQYFLYNAGPYYADALKYLSATIYPETFGEPVEP
- a CDS encoding ABC transporter ATP-binding protein — its product is MSFAGRDVLDSVSVGFEAGRMHAVVGPNGCGKTTLIRVLCGSLKPAEGQVFIRATPITQLSARSIARTMAIVWQGGHVSADLTVHRLIAYGRYAHTPWWKQGIRRRDPAVDRAMELTGVGPLAHRRVASLSGGERQRVWIATALAQEPEILILDEPTTYLDIAHQLEVLELVRGLNASTGLTVFTVLHDLGQAARFCDRVLVLGNGTVRADGPPRVALDAASIEANFRVDAWVTSDPERGYPVIAPRRTISAPASTTTSTTTSNTASTRTSSTTSTGTSSTTERKP